The Falco cherrug isolate bFalChe1 chromosome 21 unlocalized genomic scaffold, bFalChe1.pri SUPER_21_unloc_1, whole genome shotgun sequence genome includes a window with the following:
- the LOC129734824 gene encoding LOW QUALITY PROTEIN: flotillin-1-like (The sequence of the model RefSeq protein was modified relative to this genomic sequence to represent the inferred CDS: deleted 2 bases in 2 codons), with product MFFTCGPNEAMVVSGFCRSPPVMVAGGRVLVVPCLQQIQRISLNTLTLNVRSEKVYTRHGVPISVTGIAQVKIQGQNKEMLAAACQMFLGKSESEIAQIALETLEGHQRAIMAHMTVEEIYKDRQKFSEQVFNVASSDLVNMGISVVSYTLKDIHDDQDYLHSLGKGRTAQVQRDARVGEAEAKRDAGIREARARQEQVSAQLLSETAMAQAQRDFQVQQALCDAAVSARKAQADLAYQLQVARTKQQIEEQRAQVQVVERAQQVQLQEHEIGRRERELEATVRKPAEAERYRLERLAEAQRLQVMMQAEAEAEAMRVTGAARAAAVAARARAEAAQTAAKAEAFRQYQDAAVVDMVLQRLPPGCKGQDAAFLRRKSNFLRREPYHERGSGDNGGSRGPAAPHIDKAAAAGPALPLDGTARWPRSHWTARAGGHAHSGLSHRPFNCGRSISFLWLRGGRSARHSLW from the exons ATGTTCTTCACGTGTGGCCCCAACGAGGCCATGGTGGTGTCTG GTTTCTGCCGCAGCCCCCCCGTGATGGTGGCCGGGGGGCGGGTGCTGGTGGTGCCGTGCCTGCAGCAGATCCAGCG GATCTCCCTGAACACCCTGACCCTCAATGTGCGCAGTGAGAAGGTGTACACCCGCCACGGCGTCCCCATCTCCGTCACCGGCATCGCGCAG GTGAAGATCCAGGGGCAGAACAAGGAGATGCTGGCGGCCGCCTGCCAGATGTTCCTGGGCAAGTCGGAGAGCGAGATCGCCCAGATCGCCCTGGAGACCCTGGAAGGCCACCAGCGCGCCATCATGGCCCACATGACGGTGGAG GAGATCTACAAGGACCGGCAGAAGTTCTCGGAGCAGGTTTTCAACGTGGCCTCATCCGACCTCGTCAACATGGGGATCAGCGTGGTCAGCTACACCCTGAAGGACATCCACGATGACCAG GACTAC CTGCACTCGCTGGGGAAGGGCCGGACGGCGCAGGTCCAGCGTGACGCCCGTGTGGGGGAGGCCGAGGCCAAGCGGGACGCCGGCATCCGC GAGGCACGGGCGCGCCAGGAGCAGGTCTCGGCGCAGCTGCTGAGCGAGACGGCGATGGCACAGGCCCAGCGCGACTTCCAGGTGCAGCAGGCGCTGTGCGACGCCGCCGTCAGCGCCCGCAAGGCCCAGGCCGACCTGGCCTACCAGCTGCAG GTGGCGAGGACGAAGCAGCAGATCGAGGAGCAGCGGGCGCAGGTGCAGGTGGTGGAGCGAGCGCAGCaggtgcagctgcaggagcacgAGATCGGCCGCCGTGAGCGCGAGCTGGAGGCCACTGTCCGTAAACCCGCCGAGGCTGAGCGTTAC CGCCTGGAGCGCCTGGCCGAGGCCCAGCG CTTGCAGGTGATGATGCAGGCGGAGGCGGAGGCCGAAGCCATGAGG GTGACGGGGGCAGCGCGAGCGGCAGCGGTGGCGGCGCGGGCGCGGGCGGAGGCGGCGCAGACGGCGGCCAAGGCGGAGGCGTTCCGGCAGTACCAGGACGCCGCCGTCGTCGACATGGTGCTGCAGCGCCTGCCCCCAG GCTGCAAGGGGCAGGATGCCGCGTTTTTGAGGCGAAAATCTAATTTTCTGAG GCGCGAGCCCTACCACGAGCGCGGCAGCGGCGACAATGGCGGCTcccgcggccccgcggcgccTCATATAGACAaagcggcggcggccggccccGCGCTCCCATTGGACGGCACCGCCCGCTGGCCGCGCTCCCATTGGACGGCGCGGGCAGGAGGCCACGCCCACTCTGGCCTCTCGCACCGCCCCTTCAACTGTGGCCGCTCTATCAGCTTTCTATGGCTCCGGGGCGGACGCTCTGCGCGCCACTCTCTATGGTAg